The Biomphalaria glabrata chromosome 1, xgBioGlab47.1, whole genome shotgun sequence sequence ttattgatgagaATGAAACAGGCCAACagaatgtatttgtatttgcCACACAGATGAAAGGCATTTGGTGAAGGATGTTGAAATGATCTCTGTcatgtgttttaaaataataagatGAGAGAGTACAATTATTAAACAGATGTGTACAAAACTATCAATATGAATTCATTGAAGAATTTTATTAACAATgtccaaatatttttaaatgatacatacaaataaaaacagaacTGAACATGAATGTAAAGTATCTAGTATGTTTACATGAAATAGCTAAActtctatgatattttgttGAAGAAAAGTAGCAATATTTCTTGTCTCATATGTTAGTTGCTTTTAAAGATTCATGCATTTTAGCAATAAGCATTACAAACATGACAATGGTCACATGCAGGTGTTCTATTGTGATAGTTACTTTCATAAATGGTtcaaattttaatacatatggtGAACTATGATTTAATAGTAGGAGGGTCCGATAAGTAATACAAGTTGCACAGGACATCTAATCTAAACACAGCAAACACTTCGCAAGAACGTTATTGTTAGGTCGATTTAAATTTAGTCAAAATCTGGTATAATTTCCACTAAATTCTTCTATGACTGCCacatcaattaaaacaaaacattttttttttcaaatatgatGAATatgtagttgtaaaaaaaatacaattattgtGGCATTTTCATTTTAGCGTCTAAGGAATTAACATATACCATAATGGCATATCGGGAGGCACTGTGGCTGAtttgtaaagtgcttggcttccgaaccgtggtCAGggtttcgaatcctgatgaagactgtgaTATTTAATTTGGGAATCTTCAAGTGTCTCTGGTCCatccagctctgatgggtacctgacattagttggggaaaagtaacggCAGttagttgttgtgctggccacatgacacccttgttaactgtaggccacagaaacagataacctttacatcatctgccctacagaccacaaggtccgaaaggggaactttgcatAGTGGCATATATTGTAAACTCATAGCCCACTTGAAACCAACTCCAGCCAACAAATATATCAAGCAGACAAACAGTGACAGTTGACTGTTCAATAAGGAGTGGACTCAAAATGACTTAGATGCCCAAACACTGGTCAATATGGCTCACTAATTTATCCATATATAAAACAGACAGTGGCAACAAAAAGAAGTAACAGTGATCTGTTTGCGGActatcttaaaaacaaaacaaatggatTCAATTTAATGTTGTTAAATAGTTACAAATTTTCCAGATCTTTGAAACATTAGCTTTCATTGTTCCAACTAGGTTTCGAAGAATTCGAAATTTTTTTATCCTTTCCACGTGTTTCTCCAAATGAATGTGCACCTGAGTAATATGTCTATTTAGAAGTATGTCTGCATTGGTCATATGCTTCGTAGGTTTCTTTCTAGGCGGTGTGATTAACTGAATGCCTAATGGTGTTGTCAAATCCGAAATGAGAAATGTATCATCTCCAATAATTATATCTCCTTTTTCACACAAATCTAGAAGTCCTGATTGCTCAACAATTTGTTTGTCATCGATTGGTCCAGGCCAAAGGTCAGACACAAATGAAATAACACCATTAGGAGTTATTCCAATTAAACCTTTCCAGGTCATATTTGCTTTGGACTGGCTGAACTTTAACGATTGGTCAATCAATATCAGTGGTGTTTCTGTTAGCAGTTCAGTACAGCTAATAATGGCCCTTGTGTTTGGAAATAATTCTTGAAAGTCCTCAGGCATTGTAGCATTTATTTGATTACGTGTGGGCCAATAGATCAGAAAGGAAAGGTGTTCATACATGATATCGATCCATCTATTTATAATTCTTGAGCAAGTTGGTGTCGATATGGAAAATCTGAAGGATAAATCTCCTAACACCAAACCCAGTCTGAGACGCATAAGTGTCATAAAGAACTGGTCAACAGGCCTGAGAATATTTTTTCTTCCAGCATCAAAAGAAAGGATATCCGGAGTTGCCAGCTTATCAAACAATGCTTGAAAAGTAGCCCTGTCTTTAAGACCAGTGTACAGACGAACTGTTGCATCGTTATTACAAACATGCTCAAAATGCATGGGAGTACTTTCCGTTTGGATGTCAGTCTGTGTTTGCTGAGAATCACAATTAAAATGAAACCACTTACTATTAAGAATGATTGCATTGGTCTGAGTTGAAGTATTAGTCGTGCAAATATCAGTCTGGCACGCAAGTGATGGACTTGCGATTAATTTGGACTGTTCTACTTTCAAAGCATAATCATGATGAAGCATAGAAAATTCCGGATCAGTAAGGTGATCTTCTTCATGAGATAATGCTGGGTTTGTTGATGATGAAACTTCCTTTGACAGTTCTTGCTCAGCATTTGCATGATGTGAAATCTGTGAACCCTGCCATTAAGAAAATCATATTACATCTTtactttctatttatattattatttatgcatttagatctagaatttaataGCATAATCAAATTAGGGCTTTAATTAAATTAGGACATTAATGAAATGTTGGTACAGTGTACTTTTTACTGtcatcttccctagtgctataagagcatggaatgggttgcctgagctagccaggaaaaccagtaacttggcagaatttaagtcattggttaatatgcatgactaaatgcatgacgggtaggacgtaatcatcttcttttttgaagtaacgtctgtattacataagataagataagggcTGATAGTGTAGAACTGTTTAACTTAGTAACTTTAATTAGATATCACATCAGTCCAAACAAAATAGCTACTTTCATATTTCTAGATTTGCTAGAGCTTTGTCTGCCATTTTCACAATCTGGCCATATTCAGTTCCAGTCGAATATCACTACAAGATAGTTGGCAtgatagtaaaaagtacaccgTACCAACATTTCATTGTCTTGTTATGGAATGTATTAaggtttacatttaaaatttaaaaaaaagtgctttaatatatatatacatatatataaaattatcttctcttttgaagtattATATGAATTTAGTGGTTTTAAAAATGGTatctctaatcaaatgtgaatatttgtttgctataGATCTTCTGATCCTGGGTTTAAATTATGTGTGAAGAGTTTTAactttgggatctttgggcgtctctgaatcaacccagctctaatcgTTTGTATACTctaatgcagcggttctcaacctttatgctcggcgacccctttttacaactcCCCACTCTgccactaccccccccccccacacacacacacatacagcaatagaagaatagacaaaacaatccatattttcaatggtcgtaggcgacccctggccaatcgtcaatcgacccccaagggggtcgcgaaccacaggttgagaacccctgctctaatgaagtctaatgggtaccttacaatagttgggaaaaagtaaaggcagtttgttGTTgggctggtcacatgacatcctaaTTACCTTGATctgaaggggaacttttttttatagatagatctaaattgtaATCTCATATTGATTATTTTGcatttgttctagatctaatttctttatgttttcttcagttggaGCTGGGGGATCCAAAACAGGGATGTATATTGAAATTCTAATATTCAATCAATATTCAAATATTGGGTTATTGGCTAACTAAGGTTAAATACTTAAAATagcattattataatttaatgttcctttttttagatagattatttgtaaataaaaaaaaaaagaataaactaaatatttatcaaaCCCTAGCCCTAGCTAGTGgccaagttctagatctagtagacctgaagttttgtttgattttttaaatattttcatcaaGGCTTTGAAAGGCAAATGAACATAGATAGAatgatctagttttttttttttttagaaacaatagCTGAATTTCATTACTCAATGACTTTGAAAATAGGAATACTGACCGTAGTCGTAGACGTAGGTTTGCGATACTTCATTAACTTAATAGATCTAGGAATATCATCGCCAAGAATCGATCCTTGTTTGCCAACAAAATGCTCAGAGCATACACGGGGTTGTTTCAATGTTCTATAATCTGGTCGAAGTAGTCGTAATCGCCGTTCCAGTGCTTGTCCAAGAAACTTATTTGCAGGCACTCTGTGTAATTTAACAACTCGTCCTTCGACAACATCGCCATAATAATTGGAACAAAAAGAACACTTATGTCTCCCAGCTGCAACAATTTTCTTTGAAGAAGGAGAAGGtgccattttaaaaaagtccAACCCGGATCCGTCTAATTGTACGtgtagctagatctatatatagatctagaactagtttatGTATTATAGGCTAGtgcatcattaaaaaaaaaaaaagtgcacctTAAAATATCGATTATTTACTTGGTAACAGTGTTATGAAAATAAACGTCCTTGACCTTGCTTCAGTCTTACTCTTTTTCATTTTCCTAGTAGTCTATTCTTTTTATCGTCAaatttttctatataggtttatCCGGtctcatttctttttctcttactGTATTTTAATTATGAATAAAAAAGGGTGATTTGTTGCAGAAATCGATGGCGCTGTGTCTTTTGATCGTAAACAGGATCTTAAAAGCATATGTAAACACAATATCAAATAGCTCTGGATGTCTGTGAATaacttgattaaaagaaaaaggaaaggtAATGATCGAAGTAACACTGATGCAGCTGTGTCCAAGAATCTAGATTTGTatacaagtaaaatatatagCCCACTTAGAGAAA is a genomic window containing:
- the LOC106050787 gene encoding uncharacterized protein LOC106050787 isoform X1 — translated: MAPSPSSKKIVAAGRHKCSFCSNYYGDVVEGRVVKLHRVPANKFLGQALERRLRLLRPDYRTLKQPRVCSEHFVGKQGSILGDDIPRSIKLMKYRKPTSTTTGSQISHHANAEQELSKEVSSSTNPALSHEEDHLTDPEFSMLHHDYALKVEQSKLIASPSLACQTDICTTNTSTQTNAIILNSKWFHFNCDSQQTQTDIQTESTPMHFEHVCNNDATVRLYTGLKDRATFQALFDKLATPDILSFDAGRKNILRPVDQFFMTLMRLRLGLVLGDLSFRFSISTPTCSRIINRWIDIMYEHLSFLIYWPTRNQINATMPEDFQELFPNTRAIISCTELLTETPLILIDQSLKFSQSKANMTWKGLIGITPNGVISFVSDLWPGPIDDKQIVEQSGLLDLCEKGDIIIGDDTFLISDLTTPLGIQLITPPRKKPTKHMTNADILLNRHITQVHIHLEKHVERIKKFRILRNLVGTMKANVSKIWKICNYLTTLN
- the LOC106050787 gene encoding uncharacterized protein LOC106050787 isoform X2; the encoded protein is MAPSPSSKKIVAAGRHKCSFCSNYYGDVVEGRVVKLHRVPANKFLGQALERRLRLLRPDYRTLKQPRVCSEHFVGKQGSILGDDIPRSIKLMKYRKPTSTTTISHHANAEQELSKEVSSSTNPALSHEEDHLTDPEFSMLHHDYALKVEQSKLIASPSLACQTDICTTNTSTQTNAIILNSKWFHFNCDSQQTQTDIQTESTPMHFEHVCNNDATVRLYTGLKDRATFQALFDKLATPDILSFDAGRKNILRPVDQFFMTLMRLRLGLVLGDLSFRFSISTPTCSRIINRWIDIMYEHLSFLIYWPTRNQINATMPEDFQELFPNTRAIISCTELLTETPLILIDQSLKFSQSKANMTWKGLIGITPNGVISFVSDLWPGPIDDKQIVEQSGLLDLCEKGDIIIGDDTFLISDLTTPLGIQLITPPRKKPTKHMTNADILLNRHITQVHIHLEKHVERIKKFRILRNLVGTMKANVSKIWKICNYLTTLN